A part of Cryptococcus gattii WM276 chromosome G, complete sequence genomic DNA contains:
- a CDS encoding Histone-lysine N-methyltransferase, putative (Similar to TIGR gene model, INSD accession AAW44778.1) — protein sequence MGDVIEDTKPTLDDLWAEDENQKPETPPTPLSRSPSSKHEHKSPFPGSTSPPSASPIGEEDLKPRTARASSSTSKTKSRKASPEVFKPVLIDDLPTAWDEAHETFEALEKCVYERKDIGLSKENDEMMVCECVYNRHDPDTDPCGPDSDCINRALYIECIAGECRAGKHCHNQQFSKKQYANVDVVLTEKKGYGLRASSIIPANTLIYEYIGEVVAEKTFRKRMQQYADEGIRHFYFMMLQKEEYIDATKKGGIGRFANHSCNPNCEVQKWVVGRRLRMGIFTKRDVVKGEEITFNYNVDRYGHDAQTCYCGEPNCVGTIGGKTQTDISTMNDLFLDALGITDEVEAMGMKGSKKKKSRQLDEDFVPILRPIGAHEVQKVAAAIRQSMENKNMMSRLLQRIQMTDDGAMHRQLMRMHGFSLMYMVLTELADDKEIVLLALESMNKWKLQIRNKIEDSNIEEPVKVLGRSEDETICGLAKQLIEYWSTLELSYKIPRVSKIASLDADDEAGTQTIAEANVVSAARRPDAWENTQEIQIDIAPVRPRTLPVSRPRPPLPPPPPVKKPALNSVASTDRLKLDAIIAMAEQTVQAQAAAAAVEATASLQAGSSRSGSRPAEDEERRKRQKRTHMTEEELAEQKERRLRKLIGAVVVKSMNKYKDMIEHDTFKKYARECTDTLVKKEKKSPSYQGAKYPSLSDDKKAKIKSFTKDYTHKILKHLKEKGKLLNPKSSSTLKTSGNDPNHAASSSTNGDTPGISTPSQGGVSLEAAQSLRDGELMDDIFGADEDMAMDLDEDASQMQEDHPVSPSIPPATPPLPPVRIEVVDSSSTPASQ from the exons ATGGGCGACGTTATCGAAGATACAAAACCAACTTTAGATGACCTCTGGGCAGAGGATGAGAATCAGAAGCCCGAAACGCCGCCTACACCGCTATCAAGGTCTCCATCCTCCAAGCACGAGCACAAATCCCCATTTCCTGGATCGACATCCCCTCCTTCGGCATCCCCCATaggtgaagaagatctTAAACCTCGTACGGCCAGGGCATCGTCTTCAACGTCGAAGACGAAGAGCAGAAAGGCTTCCCCAGAGGTGTTTAAGCCTGTGCTTATAGACGATCTTCCGACAGCGTGGGATGAGGCTCATGAGACGTTCGAAGCGCTGGAGAAGTGCGTGTATGAGAGGAAAGATATTGGGTTGAGTAAGGAGAACGATGAGATGATGGTGTGCGAGTGTGTCTACAATAGAC ATGACCCAGACACTGACCCTTGTGGACCCGATTCCGATTGCATCAACCGTGCATTGTATATCGAGTGTATCGCGGGGGAATGTAGAGCGGGCAAACACTGTCATAATCAGCA ATTCTCAAAGAAGCAGTATGCCAATGTGGATGTTGTCCTTACGGAGAAAAAGGGCTACGGACTGAGAGCGAGCTCGATCATTCCAGC GAATACGCTCATCTATGAGTATATTGGTGAAGTGGTGGCGGAGAAGACATTCAGAAAGAGGATGCAGCAGTATGCTGATGAAGGCATACGGCATTTCTATTTTATGATGCTTcagaaagaagag TACATCGATGCAACCAAGAAGGGCGGCATAGGTAGATTCGCTAATCACTCCTGTAACCCCAATTGTGAAGTTCAAAAATGGGTGGTGGGACGTAGATTGCGGATGGGTATCTTCACAAAGAGAGATGTAGTCAAAGGCGAGGAGATTACTTTTAACTATAATGTCGACCGATACGG CCATGATGCCCAAACTTGTTACTGTGGAGAGCCGAATTGTGTCGGAACCATTGGTGGAAAGACTCAGACCGATATCAGTACCATGAACGATCTGTTTTTGGATG CTTTGGGTATCACGGATGAAGTCGAGGCTATGGGTATGAAAGgcagcaagaagaagaagtcAAGACAACTGGACGAAGACTTTGTT CCTATTCTTCGACCCATTGGTGCCCACGAGGTCCAGAAAGTTGCTGCTGCCATTCGCCAGTCTATGGAGAATAAAAATATGATGTCGAGGTTATTACAACGTATCCAG ATGACCGATGACGGCGCAATGCACCGACAGCTTATGAGGATGCACGGTTTCAGTCTCATGTACATGGTGTTGACTGAGCTGGCGGACGACAAGGAAATCGTGCTTCTT GCTCTCGAGAGTATGAACAAGTGGAAACTTCAGATACGTAACAAGATTGAAGATTCCAATATTGAAGAGCCTGTCAAAGTGCTTGGCCGGAGCGAAGATGAAACAATCTGCGGCTTGGCTAAGCAGCTTATCGAGTATTGGTCTACTCTCGAGCTTTCTTATAAGATCCCTCGTGTCTCCAAAATAGCATCT CTTGATGCCGATGACGAAGCGGGTACACAGACCATTGCTGAAGCCAACGTCGTATCTGCAGCCCGTCGTCCTGACGCTTGGGAGAACACTCAAGAAATCCAAATCGATATTGCTCCGGTCCGTCCTCGGACTTTGCCTGTCTCACGCCCTCGCCCTCCTCTACCACCACCTCCCCCTGTTAAGAAGCCTGCTCTCAATTCAGTGGCCTCCACTGATCGTCTAAAACTCGATGCAATTATCGCTATGGCAGAGCAGACTGTCCAAGCTCAAGCAGCTGCCGCGGCTGTGGAAGCGACAGCTTCTCTTCAAGCAGGCTCAAGTAGGTCCGGAAGCCGACCTGCggaagacgaggaaagaagaaagaggcaGAAAAGAACGCATATgacagaggaagagctAGCGGAAcagaaggagaggagatTAAGGAAGCTCATCGGTGCGGTTGTCGTCAAGTCAATGAACAAATACAAGGATATGATTGAGCATGATACTTTCAAAAAGTATGCCAGAGAA TGCACCGACACCCTGgtcaagaaggagaagaaaagtCCTTCTTATCAAGGCGCCAAGTACCCTTCACTATCTGACGATAAGAAAGCCAAGATCAAGTCCTTTACCAAAGACTACACTCACAAAATCCTTAAACATCTCAAGGAAAAGGGCAAACTTCTCAATCCTAAGAGCTCCTCAACCCTGAAAACTAGTGGCAACGACCCCAACCACGCTGCATCATCATCTACCAATGGCGATACTCCCGGCATATCTACTCCCTCACAGGGCGGTGTATCCTTGGAAGCTGCCCAAAGTCTTCGAGATGGAGAGTTGATGGATGACATCTTTGGCGCTGACGAAGATATGGCGATGGACCTTGACGAAGACGCATCTCAAATGCAAGAGGATCACCCTGTGTCCCCTTCAATTCCTCCCGCTACACCTCCTTTACCGCCTGTTCGCATTGAAGTTGTAGATAGCAGCTCAACACCTGCATCGCAATAG